The following proteins are co-located in the Solanum pennellii chromosome 1, SPENNV200 genome:
- the LOC107008315 gene encoding probable E3 ubiquitin-protein ligase MARCH10, which translates to MEAPRGTEAAPIPFSDNVPPASPRISQADFHKKEASNMVSGLDPSMKKADLSLQIPPRHAGIGTGRKYSPRSPGPTGGFLRALSFKKKAASSDGERSSLLSSDHKVVPGSPLAANFFSSNWQKCASLPVTPGSDSSPSVSTPISSRTHGEQQRSNSSRTGASKASMSRSLSVPGRNFVIVRSMSFATHEEHVPDTGDEITPARENEDREIPEEEAVCRICLAACDEGNTFQMECSCKGDLRLVHEECAIKWFSVKGNKICEVCRQDVSNLPVTLLRIPSTSQHDNRPEHNNSGRISAWQDFVVLVLISTISYFFFLEQFFVHDMKTQALVIAAPFAFTLGILSSIFAIILAIKEYIWSYAALEFGFFAVPLYVLYSMLQLQAVYSIMIASVLGFGATMSINAMYIQYYSWQFQIAESSSPV; encoded by the exons ATGGAGGCACCTAGAGGAACAGAAGCAGCCCCCATTCCATTTTCAGATAATGTTCCTCCTGCTTCTCCAAGGATATCACAG GCTGATTTTCATAAGAAGGAAGCCTCGAATATGGTTTCCGGTTTGGACCCAAGCATGAAAAAAGCAGATCTTTCCCTTCAAATACCTCCAAGACATGCAGGCATTGGAACTGGCAGAAAGTATTCACCCCGTTCACCAGGTCCAACAGGAGGTTTTCTTCGGGCTTTAAGCTTTAAGAAGAAAGCTGCTTCATCTGATGGTGAGAGAAGTTCTCTCCTTAGTTCAGATCATAAGGTAGTTCCAGGAAGCCCTCTGgcagcaaacttcttctcctcCAATTGGCAAAAATGTGCCTCTCTACCTGTGACCCCTGGTTCAGATTCATCTCCCTCAGTTTCTACGCCTATATCTTCCAGGACGCATGGTGAACAACAAAGGTCAAAT TCATCGCGGACTGGGGCATCTAAAGCTAGTATGTCAAGGTCCCTTTCTGTGCCTGGGAGAAATTTTGTCATTGTTAGATCAATGTCCTTTGCTACCCATGAAGAGCATGTTCCAGATACTGGAGATG aaaTTACTCCTGCTCGTGAGAATGAGGATCGGGAAATCCCTGAAGAGGAAGCAGTTTGTAGGATCTGTCTGGCGGCATGTGATGAAGGCAATACTTTCCAGATGGAGTGCAGCTGCAAAGGTGACCTAAGACTTGTTCACGAGGAATGTGCAATCAAGTGGTTTAGCGTAAAAGGGAACAAAATTTGTGAGGTTTGTCGACAGGACGTTTCTAATTTACCTGTGACATTACTGAGGATTCCCAGTACTAGTCAACATGATAACAGACCGGAGCACAACAATTCTGGAAGAATAAG TGCTTGGCAGGACTTTGTGGTGCTTGTTTTGATCAGCACAATAAGCTATTTCTTCTTCCTTGAGCAGTTCTTT GTTCATGACATGAAAACTCAGGCGCTTGTGATTGCTGCACCATTTGCATTTACACTCGGTATTTTGTCATCCATTTTTGCCATCATCCTAG CTATTAAAGAGTACATATGGTCGTATGCCGCTTTAGAGTTTGGTTTTTTTGCTGTTCCGCTATATGTTTTGTACTCTATG CTTCAATTGCAGGCAGTCTATTCTATAATGATAGCATCAGTTTTGGGCTTTGGTGCTACTATGAGTATCAACGCAATGTACATCCAGTACTATTCCTGGCAATTCCAAATTGCAGAAAGTTCTAGCCCTGTATGA
- the LOC107024478 gene encoding uncharacterized protein LOC107024478 produces MSNLSKLEFVALDISGKNYLSWVLDAEIHLTAKDFGDSIIEGNTASSLKGRYDHLKATVLPRARYEWIYLRFQDYKTQYREKGFQKYSELISYLLVAEQHNDLLMKNHEARPARSAPLQEAHTVDAHGQKGNKGGASSSKARVESHLTLKDDIQVGSSQKYNENVEANLALKDDAFDELDDITHLEAEDFFGDHN; encoded by the exons ATGTCGAAtttatcaaaacttgaatttgtGGCACTTGACATTTCTGGAaagaattatttgtcatgggTACTTGATGCTGAAATTCACCTTACCGCTAAGGATTTTGGTGATAGTATAATCGAAGGAAATACGGCATCAA GTTTGAAAGGGAGGTATGACCACCTCAAGGCAACAGTATTGCCAAGGGCTCGTTATGAGTGGATATACTTACGGTTTCAAGATTATAAAACT CAATATCGTGAAAAGGGTTTTCAGAAATACTCTGAATTGATCTCATACCTTCTGGTGGCTGAGCAACATAATGATCTTttgatgaaaaatcatgaagccCGCCCCGCTAGAAGTGCTCCATTACAGGAGGCACACACGGTTGATGCACACGGCCA gaaaggaaataaAGGTGGCGCCTCCTCTTCTAAAGCCCGAGTAGAGTCACATTTGACTCTCAAAGATGATATTCAGGTAGGatcttctcaaaaatataaTGAGAATGTTGAGGCAAACTTAGCATTGAAAGATGATGCTTTTGATGAGCTGGATGATATTACTCATCTGGAAGCTGAGGACTTCTTTGGGGATCACAATTGA